The genomic window ATGCCAGACTGGGGTCCAGACCTATCCGACCTAGACTTCTCAGATATCACACATTACAAGACAGCTGAAGGAGAACAAGCGGACGAATGGGACGAAGTACCAGAAGAAATTGAAGAAACATTCGACAAACTAGGAATCCCAGACGCTGAAAGAGAAGCACTCTCCGGTGTAGGCGCCCAGTACGAATCAGAAGTCGTATACCAGAACATGAAAGAGGAATGGGAAGAAAAAGGAGTAATATTCTGCGACATGGACGAAGCAGTCCAAGAACACGAAGAACTTGTCAAAGAATACTTCATGAAGAAATGCGTACCCCCACAAGACAACAAGTTCGCCGCATTACACGGTGCAGTATGGAGCGGAGGGTCTTTCGTCTATGTACCGGAAGGCGTAGAGGTTGAGATACCGGTTCAAGCCTATTTCAGAATGAACTCGAAGGGAATGGGCCAGTTCGAACACACACTAATAATAGCGGAAGAAAACAGTACTATTCACTACATAGAGGGATGCTCAGCTCCACAATACACTAGAAACAACCTACACGCTGGTTGCGTAGAAGTATTCGTCAAGGAAAATGCACATGTCCAGTACTCTACGGTACAGAACTGGAGCAAGAATACATACAACTTGAACACGAAGAGAGCTAAGGTAGAGTCTGAAGGCGTCATGGAGTGGGTCTCAGGGTCAATGGGAAGTAAAGTGACGATGCTGTATCCATCAAGTCACTTAAACGGCGAAGGAGCCAGAGCCAACCACATAACAATCGGATACGCAGGAGATGGACAAAACATTGATACAGGAGCAAAAGTCGTCCACAACGCACCTAACACCAAATCCACGATAGAATCCAAGTCCATTACACAGGGCGACGGTCGAACAAATTACAGAGGCTTAGTCAGGGTTCCAGAAGGCTCGCACGGCAGTAAAGTATCGATCGAATGCGATGCTCTCATGTTCTCAGATGAAGCGACCAGCGACACAGAGCCATACATCGAAGTTAAGGAAGATGATGTTGAGATGGCTCACGAAGCTACTGTCGGCAGGATTGGCGATGAGGAAATTCATTACATGCAGAGCCGTGGAATCGACGAAGAAGAAGCTAAAGAGATGATTGTAAGAGGTTTTATCGAACCTATCGCAAAAGAACTTCCTCTTGAGTACGCTGTGGAGTTAAACAGGCTGATACAGCTTGAGATGGAGGGAAGTCTCGGATGAGGTGGTCTAAGTGAAGCTAGAAAAGATAAAGAAGGATTCAGCCAAAAAAATTGACTCTCTCGAAATGCCAGAATCAATCAGAACTCCTGGACGAACATGGACACGGTATCCGGAAGAAGTAATTGATATAGAAGATATTGAACAAGTTGAGCCAGATGTAGAGGCTGAAGGAGATGTAGAATTCTTTACTGGCGAGGAAGCTTTTGAGAAAGCAGGTAAGAAGTTCTTTGACCTTATCAAGTCCGATGAAAACAAGTTAAACGCGGTCCACGCTGCCAATATCAACGCACTGATCTATGCAGAAGTTTCTGGAGAAGCAGAACTACATATTCAATACGAAAATGATGGTCCTGTGCTCAGCCATCTAATCGTAGATGCAAAGGATAACGCAGATTTAACTGTAACAGAAGAAACAGAGAGCGAAGAATTCAACTCATCTTTCACTGAGATCTACGTTGGGGAAAACGCATCAGTAGAGTATGGAGTAGTTGAAAAGCCTGGAAACTTCTCCTACAGCAGAAGAAAAGCCATAACACAGAAATACGGGAAAATCAACTGGTTGAACGGAATGTTTACAGGGGATTTGAACAGAACTAAGATTGAAACTGTCTTGAAAGGAGATAACTCGGAGACTGAGCAGACTGGTGTATGGTATCCGACAAGAGAACAGCACCACGATATTTCTCTCCATGTAAGACATATCGGCGATAACACGAAGTGTGATATGGATTCGAGAAGTGTAGTAGACCACAAAGCTAGAAGCTTGTATGAAGGTCTTCAGAAAGTTGAGGAGAAGGCTGTTGATACTTCCAGCTTCCAGGATCAGGAGACGCTGATGCTCTCCGACAAAGCAGAATCTGATGCCTCGCCGAAGCTGATGATTGAGGATCCTAATGTTGAGGCATCTCATGCAGCGGCGGCAGGAACAATTGAGAAAGCAAAGCAGCACTACCTAGAGTCTAGAGGCTTGAACAATGAGCAGGCAGAAAGACTTGTGGTCAAAGGCTTCTTTGAGCCCGTGATGCGCGAGATAGAAGTACCTAGAGTTAAGAACTCTATCAGGGAAGAAGTTGAGCGGAAGCTGGATGAGAAAAGGTCTGAATAACCGATTTTTACTTTTTTCACTGGTTTAAACCTGGTTTTCAGTGAAGTTACCTGTTTTTAATTTTTTTCTAAAAAACTTTCTTCTTATGTCTCTAGATAAAATCGAAGGAAGATTTTCCGCATCGCTTAACTGGTTCAAGAGCCAGTTCAAATCTAAGGAAGAGTTAAACTTGTTGGACGGCCCTGTGGGTAAGAACCTTTTCTATCTCTCGCTGCCGGTCATAGTAATCAATTTGCTGCAGACGATGTACAATCTGGCTGATACCTTCTGGCTTGGTCAGTACAGTAACGGAGCACTTGAAGCAATCACCTATGCTTTTCCTCTCGTCTTCTTCCTGATCTCACTTGGAATGGGATTAGCTGTGGCTGGCAGCGTGCTAGTAGCGCAAAACGAAGGCTCAGGTAACAGGAAGAAGAGAAACTATGCAGCATCCCAGACAATAATGTTCAGCGCATTAGCCTCAGTTATTATAGGTGCTGTAGGATTCCTCTTTATCGGAGACTTTGTACCGCTACTTGGAGCATCCGGACAGGTTGCAGCTGCAGCAACAAGCTATCTACAGGTAATATCACTTGGACTGTTTTCAATGTTCGGATTCCTGGTATTTCAGTCGCTTATGCGAGGTTACGGCGATACTGTTACACCCATGCTGCTGATGCTTGGAACAGTCATACTCAACATCATAATCGATCCATTGTTCATCTTCGGAGCAGGACCAATCCCAGAACTAGGGGTTACAGGCGCTGCCATCGCAACAGTATTTGCAAGATCCCTATCCCTGATTATAGGAGTGTACATACTGTTCACAGGTAGTAAAGGAATCCAGATATCTCTAAGTCAGATGAAGCCGGATCTCTCCTTCTTCAAGAAGATGATTGGAATCGGCATACCTGCCTCAGCGGAACAGACAGGAAGATCAATATCTGTCAACGCACTGGTTGCGGTTGTAGGAGTTATATTTGCGGGAACAGTTGTCGCAGGCTACGGTATTGCTGTAAGAATATTTTCCATGGTTTTCCTTCCTGCAGCAGCAGTTGGTAGAGGAGTAGAGTCCATGACAGGTCAGAACCTGGGAGCAGGAAACTATGATAGAGCTGCGGAGACAGCAAGGTTCGGAGCAAAATGGACATTCATAATACTGACAGCTCTCGGCGCAGTCACCTTCCTGTTCGCCCAACCAATATCCTCTGTCTTCACCAAAAGTACAGAAATCGCCTCTGTATCAGCAGAATTCTTAAGATATGTCTCATTCAGCTTCGGATTCATAGGAGTATTAAGAGCGTACAATGGAAGTTTCCGAGGCGCAGGTAAGACTTTGACTGCAGCAGCCATCTCTATAACGACTTTGGCAGTTATCCGTCTTCCTATCGCTTACTTCGGTGCATTAGAGATAGGGACAGAAGGTGTCTGGATTGCATTCTTCATTTCGAATGTTGGAGGCGCCTTGATAGCTTATCTCTGGTATCAGAGAGGTACATGGCGTCAGAAGCTGACAGAGAAACAAGAAGCGCAAGGTGAGACAGCGGAAGAGGCAGAAGGTTTCGGTGAAACTATTACAGAAACAGCGGTCGCAAAAATCAACAACCTTATCTCCGGATCGGCTGCTAGAGAATAACCTGGTGGTATCTGGTTTTCAACTGTGAAAAAGCTCTATGCCCGACCTAGTTATATGAACTTCTTAATTGTCGTAGGTACAGCCCGTGAAGGCAGAGCCAGTATCGGACCTGCCAAAGCAGTTATGAACGAGTTTCAAAACCAGGAACACTCAGTAGAACTCTTCGATCTAAAGAAGAGAAAAGTACCGCCTCTCGGTAACAGAACCTATGTAGAGGGCGAAGAACCTGTAGCTGAAGACATCCAAGAGTTCAGCAGACTGGTCGAAAAATCCGACGGAGTAGTACTGGCGGTCCCAGAGTACAACCATTCAATCCCGGGCATCTTGAAAACACTTTTAGACCACTTACACCCTGAATACGAAAACAAACCTTTCATGTATGTAACAGTCTCCGGAGGAAGCTTCGGAGGTGTCAGAGCCCTCAGCCACCTGCATGACATCACACTGGAACTAGGCGCATACCCTGGACCTGATATACCGATCTCCAACGCAGGAGAAGCATTCAACAGTGACGGCGAAATACTTGACGAAAACTACAAACACAGACTCAACAACTTCGTCAAAAAAACAGCACAGTTCACTGAAAACAGGTAAAAGAATCAAACACAACCTTCCATTTATGAACCCGGAAAAAATCAGAAAAGACTTTCCAATCTTCCAGCAAAGAAAAAACCTGGTCTACCTAGACAACGCCGCAACAAGCCAGAAACCCGAAAAAGTAACCCAAGCAATAACCAACTTTTACCAAGAAAACAACTCCAATGTAGGCAGAGGCCTATACGATCTAGCGAACGACGCCACAAAAGAGTACAGAGATGCCAGGAAAATTGTTTCAGACTTCATCGGAGCCTCAAGATCTGAAATAGTCTACGTCAGAAATACTACAGAGGCAGAAAACCTCCTCGCACACTCACTTGAATTTGAAGGAGATATAGTTCTCAGCGAGATGGCACACCACAGTGAACAATTACCGTGGAGAAGAAAAGCTGAGAAAGAAGGAAAGAGTGTAGAGTATCTTGAAACGGAGGAAGGAAAGATCTCTACCAGATCAATTGAAGAAAAGATTGATCAAGATACAGGCTTAG from Candidatus Nanohalobium constans includes these protein-coding regions:
- a CDS encoding NADPH-dependent FMN reductase; the encoded protein is MNFLIVVGTAREGRASIGPAKAVMNEFQNQEHSVELFDLKKRKVPPLGNRTYVEGEEPVAEDIQEFSRLVEKSDGVVLAVPEYNHSIPGILKTLLDHLHPEYENKPFMYVTVSGGSFGGVRALSHLHDITLELGAYPGPDIPISNAGEAFNSDGEILDENYKHRLNNFVKKTAQFTENR
- the sufB gene encoding Fe-S cluster assembly protein SufB is translated as MTEEKVEKNQEKFNHITEAEISYDSGKGLTEETVRNISEEKDEPDWMLKKRLKAFHHFKKRPMPDWGPDLSDLDFSDITHYKTAEGEQADEWDEVPEEIEETFDKLGIPDAEREALSGVGAQYESEVVYQNMKEEWEEKGVIFCDMDEAVQEHEELVKEYFMKKCVPPQDNKFAALHGAVWSGGSFVYVPEGVEVEIPVQAYFRMNSKGMGQFEHTLIIAEENSTIHYIEGCSAPQYTRNNLHAGCVEVFVKENAHVQYSTVQNWSKNTYNLNTKRAKVESEGVMEWVSGSMGSKVTMLYPSSHLNGEGARANHITIGYAGDGQNIDTGAKVVHNAPNTKSTIESKSITQGDGRTNYRGLVRVPEGSHGSKVSIECDALMFSDEATSDTEPYIEVKEDDVEMAHEATVGRIGDEEIHYMQSRGIDEEEAKEMIVRGFIEPIAKELPLEYAVELNRLIQLEMEGSLG
- a CDS encoding SufD family Fe-S cluster assembly protein is translated as MKLEKIKKDSAKKIDSLEMPESIRTPGRTWTRYPEEVIDIEDIEQVEPDVEAEGDVEFFTGEEAFEKAGKKFFDLIKSDENKLNAVHAANINALIYAEVSGEAELHIQYENDGPVLSHLIVDAKDNADLTVTEETESEEFNSSFTEIYVGENASVEYGVVEKPGNFSYSRRKAITQKYGKINWLNGMFTGDLNRTKIETVLKGDNSETEQTGVWYPTREQHHDISLHVRHIGDNTKCDMDSRSVVDHKARSLYEGLQKVEEKAVDTSSFQDQETLMLSDKAESDASPKLMIEDPNVEASHAAAAGTIEKAKQHYLESRGLNNEQAERLVVKGFFEPVMREIEVPRVKNSIREEVERKLDEKRSE
- a CDS encoding MATE family efflux transporter, whose protein sequence is MSLDKIEGRFSASLNWFKSQFKSKEELNLLDGPVGKNLFYLSLPVIVINLLQTMYNLADTFWLGQYSNGALEAITYAFPLVFFLISLGMGLAVAGSVLVAQNEGSGNRKKRNYAASQTIMFSALASVIIGAVGFLFIGDFVPLLGASGQVAAAATSYLQVISLGLFSMFGFLVFQSLMRGYGDTVTPMLLMLGTVILNIIIDPLFIFGAGPIPELGVTGAAIATVFARSLSLIIGVYILFTGSKGIQISLSQMKPDLSFFKKMIGIGIPASAEQTGRSISVNALVAVVGVIFAGTVVAGYGIAVRIFSMVFLPAAAVGRGVESMTGQNLGAGNYDRAAETARFGAKWTFIILTALGAVTFLFAQPISSVFTKSTEIASVSAEFLRYVSFSFGFIGVLRAYNGSFRGAGKTLTAAAISITTLAVIRLPIAYFGALEIGTEGVWIAFFISNVGGALIAYLWYQRGTWRQKLTEKQEAQGETAEEAEGFGETITETAVAKINNLISGSAARE